One window from the genome of Amaranthus tricolor cultivar Red isolate AtriRed21 chromosome 9, ASM2621246v1, whole genome shotgun sequence encodes:
- the LOC130823304 gene encoding uncharacterized protein LOC130823304, translating into MRFGKKAKLSPKFIGPYEVIEKVGKVAYRLALPNELGKVHNVFHISQLKRYVFDKSHVLDPEPLDLDENLSYEEKPIKILDSKVHSTRRKGIKMVKVLWPNKRTQEATWETEDSMREKYLTFFLRFVSYGVVNDYECSERNMYEYLDSVSIIVSIRSRSLS; encoded by the exons ATGAGGTTTGGCAAAAAGGCCAAGTTGAGTCCAAAGTTTATAGGACCTTATGAGGTCATTGAGAAGGTAGGAAAGGTCGCTTACAGACTAGCATTACCCAATGAGTTGGGTAAGGTCCATAATGTGTTTCACATTTCGCAGTTGAAGAGATATGTTTTTGATAAATCTCATGTGCTAGACCCCGAGCCCTTAGACCTTGATGAGAATTTATCATATGAAGAGAAGCCTATCAAGATCTTAGATTCTAAGGTGCATAGTACGAGGAGAAAAGGTATAAAGATGGTGAAAGTTCTATGGCCGAACAAGCGCACACAGGAGGCAACGTGGGAAACTGAGGATTCCATGCGTGAGAAATATCTCACCTTTTTCCTGAGGTTCGTAAGTTACGGGGTCGTTA ATGATTATGAATGCTCGGAACgaaatatgtatgaatatttgGATAGTGTAAgtataatagtgtcaataaggtCACGATCTTTGAGTTAA